The proteins below come from a single Deltaproteobacteria bacterium genomic window:
- the asnB gene encoding asparagine synthase (glutamine-hydrolyzing) has product MCGIAGILGGGAGAREQVGVMVNALVHRGPDGEGSFSDPWVALGMRRLAIIDVAGGQQPQSNENGAVWIVFNGEIYNHAELRGELVTHGHVFRTGSDTEVIVHGYEQWGIDGCLERLRGMFALLLWDAPRRELFAARDRLGIKPLYYTQVGRQWFFASEIKALLACAGVPRAVNSNAIAPYLLRQYVPAPETFFEGINKLLPGHYLRLDPSGAPSLRPFWCLSFGGGQDGPAFGAAAAALRQQVIEAVQSHLVSDVPVGCLLSGGLDSAIVTAVMAQLNRQPVRTYTVGFPEVPALDERRYARLVATQYRTKHTELEVSLAAADLLRRVASHLDEPLADAAALPTYAICNAARQHVTVLLTGEGGDELFAGYPRYWLSRIADRLCRLPARPRQAVLGALAALMPDGRARNAWRKLAYAADDPLARNALWTGVFSPAEVAHLRGGQEPAVLADPDSPAWPYCNDTPPRDGLHRLLYWDLRQWLVDDVLMKVDKMSMAASVEARVPFLDHRLVEYAAQLAPEYKLRRGRGKAVLRAAFRDWLPAETAARGKTAFRLPLDEWFRADLGRWLAQVASAGGSFCRSFLDHRAVEGMIADHVMGAAANGQRLWTLLCAELWYAQWFGPQRRADESRAGAQRERGVLVVADLPCERWPSMDRYAQALLGHLDGVGRDYVVSAAPVNGHNGAAPVSAPRRYWNRLVAYPSSLRGYRPDAVHVLDHTYAHILARFPGCPSLLTIHDLWPLRRERQRSARQLVLDELTRRMVEGMRAATLLCADSGFSKREACALAGIPPERVRVIPLGLDGAFLTLIAAARVQEFAQRVFAAAAPRLLHVGSCDARKNIEGLLHIVAELRRISPRTRLLQIGGRFSAAQLLLIAQLQLEGVVQQHPQVSEQDLLLAYRAADALLLPSLYEGFGFPVLEAQAAGLPVLCSNRASLPEVAGDGAVILDPEQPSTWVAAMLDLLESRDRRERLVDCGLGNARQYTWQRTAAAVASLYEELLNH; this is encoded by the coding sequence ATGTGCGGCATCGCAGGAATCCTCGGCGGGGGCGCAGGCGCCCGCGAACAGGTTGGCGTCATGGTCAACGCCCTGGTGCACCGCGGCCCCGACGGGGAAGGCTCCTTCAGCGACCCCTGGGTGGCACTCGGCATGCGGCGGCTGGCCATCATCGACGTGGCCGGCGGACAACAACCGCAATCGAACGAGAACGGCGCTGTCTGGATCGTGTTCAACGGAGAGATTTACAACCACGCCGAGTTGCGCGGCGAGCTGGTGACGCACGGGCACGTCTTTCGCACCGGTAGTGATACCGAGGTCATCGTCCACGGCTACGAGCAGTGGGGCATTGACGGCTGCCTCGAACGTCTGCGCGGCATGTTCGCCCTACTGCTTTGGGATGCGCCGCGGCGGGAGCTCTTCGCCGCCCGCGATCGGCTGGGGATCAAGCCCTTGTACTACACGCAAGTGGGCCGGCAGTGGTTCTTCGCCTCCGAGATCAAGGCCCTGCTCGCCTGTGCCGGCGTGCCACGCGCGGTCAACAGCAACGCCATCGCTCCCTATCTCCTGCGCCAGTACGTGCCGGCACCGGAGACCTTCTTCGAAGGGATCAACAAGCTGCTTCCTGGACATTACCTGCGACTGGACCCGAGCGGGGCACCGTCGCTGCGGCCGTTCTGGTGTCTTTCGTTCGGCGGCGGCCAGGATGGGCCTGCTTTTGGCGCCGCCGCTGCCGCCTTGCGCCAGCAGGTGATTGAGGCGGTGCAGTCACACCTGGTTAGTGACGTGCCCGTTGGCTGTCTGCTTTCCGGCGGCCTCGACTCGGCGATTGTCACGGCGGTCATGGCTCAGCTCAACCGGCAGCCGGTGCGGACCTACACCGTCGGATTCCCCGAAGTGCCGGCGCTCGACGAGCGCCGCTATGCGCGCCTGGTCGCTACCCAGTACCGGACGAAGCACACGGAGCTAGAGGTGTCGCTCGCTGCCGCCGATCTCCTTCGCCGGGTGGCTTCGCACCTCGACGAGCCGCTGGCGGACGCCGCCGCACTGCCGACTTATGCAATCTGTAACGCGGCGCGCCAGCACGTCACCGTGCTGCTGACCGGCGAAGGGGGTGACGAGCTGTTCGCGGGCTATCCGCGGTACTGGCTCAGCCGGATTGCCGACCGGCTTTGCCGGCTTCCCGCTCGCCCCCGGCAGGCCGTGCTTGGGGCATTGGCCGCGCTCATGCCCGATGGGCGCGCTCGCAATGCCTGGCGCAAGCTGGCGTATGCTGCTGACGACCCGCTGGCTCGCAATGCCTTGTGGACGGGCGTGTTCTCTCCCGCCGAGGTGGCGCACTTGCGGGGCGGTCAGGAACCCGCTGTTCTGGCTGATCCAGATAGCCCCGCTTGGCCCTACTGCAACGACACGCCACCGCGAGATGGGCTGCATCGCCTGTTGTACTGGGACCTGCGCCAGTGGCTCGTCGATGACGTATTGATGAAGGTGGACAAGATGAGCATGGCCGCCTCGGTCGAGGCCCGCGTGCCTTTCCTTGATCACCGTTTGGTCGAGTACGCCGCGCAGCTGGCCCCCGAGTACAAGCTGCGCCGGGGGCGCGGTAAGGCCGTGCTGCGCGCGGCGTTCCGCGATTGGCTGCCGGCGGAAACCGCGGCTCGCGGCAAGACCGCTTTTCGCTTGCCGCTGGACGAGTGGTTCCGAGCCGATCTTGGCCGTTGGCTTGCCCAGGTGGCGAGCGCCGGCGGCTCCTTTTGCCGCAGCTTCCTCGACCACCGTGCCGTTGAGGGCATGATCGCGGATCACGTGATGGGAGCGGCCGCCAACGGGCAACGGTTGTGGACGCTGCTGTGCGCTGAGCTCTGGTACGCTCAATGGTTTGGCCCACAACGGCGGGCTGACGAAAGCCGAGCCGGTGCCCAGCGGGAGCGCGGGGTGTTGGTCGTGGCCGATCTACCGTGCGAGCGCTGGCCCAGCATGGATCGGTATGCGCAGGCGTTGCTGGGGCATCTTGACGGCGTCGGGCGCGATTACGTGGTGTCGGCCGCACCGGTCAACGGCCACAACGGGGCCGCCCCCGTGAGCGCACCGCGGCGCTACTGGAACCGGCTGGTGGCTTACCCGTCCAGTCTGCGCGGCTACCGGCCCGATGCAGTTCACGTCCTCGATCATACTTACGCCCACATCCTGGCGCGCTTTCCCGGCTGCCCGAGCCTGCTGACCATCCACGACCTCTGGCCTTTGCGCCGCGAGCGGCAGCGCTCCGCTCGCCAACTCGTCCTTGACGAGCTGACCCGCCGGATGGTTGAGGGAATGCGCGCCGCCACGCTCCTGTGTGCCGACTCCGGCTTTTCCAAGCGCGAAGCGTGCGCGCTCGCGGGCATACCGCCGGAGCGCGTTCGTGTCATACCGCTTGGGCTTGACGGCGCATTCCTTACACTCATAGCGGCTGCGCGCGTGCAGGAATTTGCCCAGCGGGTGTTTGCGGCGGCGGCGCCGCGCCTGCTGCACGTCGGGAGCTGCGACGCTCGCAAGAACATCGAGGGGTTGCTGCATATTGTCGCTGAGCTTCGCCGAATCAGCCCGCGGACGCGCCTGTTGCAGATCGGCGGCCGGTTCTCAGCCGCGCAGCTGCTTCTGATCGCGCAGTTGCAGCTTGAGGGGGTGGTGCAGCAGCATCCGCAGGTGAGCGAGCAGGATCTCCTGTTGGCCTACCGCGCCGCGGACGCGCTACTCCTGCCCAGTTTGTACGAGGGCTTCGGTTTCCCCGTGCTCGAAGCGCAGGCAGCCGGTCTGCCCGTGCTCTGCAGCAACCGCGCTTCGCTGCCGGAGGTCGCCGGGGACGGCGCAGTGATCCTCGATCCGGAGCAGCCAAGTACGTGGGTCGCCGCCATGCTCGATCTCCTCGAAAGTCGGGACCGGCGTGAACGTCTGGTTGATTGCGGCCTCGGCAACGCGCGCCAGTACACCTGGCAGCGCACGGCCGCCGCCGTGGCCTCGCTCTATGAAGAACTTCTCAATCACTGA
- a CDS encoding glycosyltransferase has translation MSNRRVLLIGPFGPGQLPESFARAFERLGYEVFRFDSDRAYFEAGPGPGNRFVRRLLRRVLWERMNRSTCEIIRCVRPRFVLTVKGTYLHAETVARVRRELGVPFVNYYADNPYCGVPWNPRKSSTQRRDLIAVLREYTQVWIWERGMAQRLVTDGVAAGYLPFAVDPEISRPLTPAACAECGTRHEVIFIGQHCEKRQAHIGAVRQHSVALWGSRWQRAAAALNGQARIHQGAVFGADCAALYSSAALALNVVDDLNMPGHNMRTFEITGSGGLMLSTYTAEQAEFFPEDQAALYYREPAEIDDKIERIRGDRPWAARLRKNALALAAGHQYTERAQTIAANL, from the coding sequence ATGTCGAACAGGCGGGTCTTGTTGATTGGCCCATTCGGCCCCGGACAGCTCCCGGAGAGCTTTGCCCGCGCCTTCGAGCGGCTGGGCTACGAGGTGTTCCGCTTCGACTCCGACCGCGCCTACTTCGAGGCGGGGCCCGGGCCAGGCAATCGCTTCGTCCGCCGCCTGCTGCGCCGCGTGTTATGGGAGCGGATGAACCGCAGCACGTGCGAGATCATCCGCTGTGTGCGGCCGCGGTTCGTGCTGACGGTGAAGGGCACCTACCTGCACGCCGAGACCGTTGCCCGGGTGCGGCGAGAGCTGGGCGTGCCGTTCGTGAACTACTACGCCGACAATCCCTATTGTGGCGTGCCGTGGAATCCTCGCAAGTCATCCACCCAACGGCGCGATCTAATCGCAGTCCTGCGCGAGTACACGCAAGTCTGGATCTGGGAGCGCGGCATGGCTCAGCGCTTGGTCACCGACGGGGTGGCGGCGGGCTACTTGCCGTTTGCCGTCGATCCGGAGATCTCACGACCGCTGACCCCGGCGGCTTGTGCCGAATGCGGCACACGTCACGAAGTGATCTTTATCGGCCAGCACTGCGAGAAACGCCAAGCGCACATCGGCGCAGTACGCCAGCACTCCGTGGCACTGTGGGGAAGTCGTTGGCAGCGCGCAGCAGCAGCCCTCAACGGGCAAGCGCGCATTCACCAGGGAGCGGTATTCGGCGCCGATTGCGCCGCGCTTTACTCGAGCGCGGCCCTGGCGCTGAACGTCGTGGACGACCTCAACATGCCCGGACACAACATGCGCACCTTCGAGATCACCGGCAGCGGCGGCCTCATGCTGTCGACCTACACGGCCGAGCAAGCCGAGTTCTTTCCCGAAGATCAAGCAGCGCTCTACTACCGCGAGCCGGCGGAGATCGATGACAAGATCGAGCGGATCCGGGGCGACCGGCCTTGGGCCGCACGGCTACGAAAGAACGCGCTCGCGCTCGCTGCCGGCCACCAGTACACCGAGCGCGCGCAAACGATTGCCGCCAATCTATGA
- a CDS encoding GDP-mannose 4,6-dehydratase, translating into MRFLITGGAGFIGSHLAEYLLGAGESVVVLDNLSTGRFDNIRHLVGQPSFSYFIGSVEDPALLTEAGRQCDAIFHLAAAVGVELIVRDPVGTIETNINGTEAVLRFAVRYGKRVLVTSSSEVYGKTAKLPFREEDDVTYGATSRPRWAYAISKAVDEFLVRAYVESKGLPGIVARLFNTVGPRQVGHYGMVIPRFVDQALRGGPLLVYGDGRQTRCFAHVADIVAALYELIRLPQLNAEIVNLGGKERVSIRHLAERVRDRVNPRLDIQHVPYESVFGASFEDMRDRDPDLQRARKLIGYAPRYDLNRILDDVIGDRRRERQAA; encoded by the coding sequence ATGCGATTTCTGATCACAGGTGGTGCCGGGTTCATCGGCAGTCACCTCGCGGAGTACCTACTGGGTGCCGGCGAGTCGGTGGTGGTGCTGGACAACCTTTCCACCGGCCGCTTCGACAATATCCGCCACCTCGTCGGCCAGCCGTCGTTCAGCTACTTCATCGGCTCGGTCGAGGATCCGGCGCTCCTCACTGAGGCTGGACGCCAGTGCGATGCGATCTTTCACCTGGCGGCGGCGGTCGGTGTTGAGTTGATCGTGCGCGACCCGGTGGGAACGATCGAGACCAACATCAACGGAACGGAAGCGGTGCTGCGGTTCGCGGTGCGCTATGGCAAGCGGGTGCTGGTAACCTCTTCGTCGGAGGTGTACGGCAAGACGGCCAAGCTCCCGTTTCGGGAAGAGGACGATGTGACCTACGGCGCGACCTCGCGGCCGCGCTGGGCTTATGCGATTTCCAAGGCGGTCGATGAATTCCTCGTACGCGCCTACGTCGAGTCGAAAGGTCTGCCCGGGATCGTCGCGCGATTGTTCAACACCGTCGGACCACGGCAAGTGGGCCACTACGGCATGGTCATCCCGCGCTTTGTCGACCAGGCGTTGCGCGGCGGGCCGCTGCTGGTCTACGGCGACGGCCGGCAAACGCGCTGTTTCGCCCACGTCGCCGATATCGTCGCCGCGCTCTACGAGCTGATCCGCTTGCCGCAGCTCAACGCCGAGATCGTCAACCTCGGGGGCAAGGAGCGCGTCTCGATCCGACACCTGGCCGAGCGCGTGCGCGATCGAGTGAATCCGCGCCTCGATATCCAGCACGTGCCGTACGAGAGTGTCTTTGGCGCCTCCTTCGAAGACATGCGCGACCGCGACCCTGACCTGCAACGTGCGCGCAAGCTCATCGGCTATGCCCCCCGTTATGACCTCAACCGAATCCTCGATGACGTTATCGGCGACCGCCGGCGCGAACGCCAAGCCGCTTGA
- a CDS encoding glycosyltransferase family 2 protein, with product MAKTISIVTPCFNEEASIRECYDEVKRVMDAELGDYKREHIFCDNSSTDRTLQILREIAATDASVKVIVNARNFGILRSNYNGVMSATGDAVILFMPADLQDPPELIATFVRYWEAGNEIVYGIRAQREESLLMRSSRRLYYQLLSRLSYVNYPPNVGDFQLVDRRVIEAMRRIEDAQPFMRMMPFEVGFRAVGVPYTWRARKHGVSRNGFTQLIDQGLNGLMSFSHAPVRMALLAGCLISGMSLLYTATILVMTLLGLVHSQAGVPTVIIAIFFFGGVQLLFLGVIGEYILAIFNQVRRRPIVFEKERINFERSPQQWPDESRLNRFLSGSAVASGAEPGSWPARGAGGRRLRRWPAAPSS from the coding sequence ATGGCCAAGACCATCAGCATAGTGACGCCGTGCTTCAACGAGGAGGCATCGATTCGCGAGTGCTACGACGAAGTCAAGCGGGTCATGGACGCGGAACTAGGTGATTACAAGCGAGAGCACATTTTCTGTGACAACTCGTCGACCGACCGCACGCTCCAGATACTGCGCGAGATCGCAGCGACGGACGCCAGCGTAAAGGTGATCGTGAATGCGCGCAACTTCGGGATCCTGCGGAGCAACTACAATGGCGTCATGAGCGCCACCGGCGATGCGGTGATCCTGTTCATGCCGGCGGACTTGCAGGACCCGCCCGAGCTCATCGCCACTTTCGTGCGTTATTGGGAAGCCGGCAACGAGATCGTCTACGGCATCCGCGCCCAGCGGGAAGAGAGCCTGCTGATGCGCAGCAGCCGGCGGCTGTACTACCAGCTGCTGAGCCGGCTCTCGTACGTCAATTACCCGCCCAACGTCGGCGACTTTCAGCTGGTCGACCGCCGCGTCATCGAAGCGATGAGAAGGATCGAAGACGCGCAGCCGTTCATGCGCATGATGCCGTTTGAGGTCGGCTTTCGCGCCGTTGGCGTGCCCTACACCTGGCGCGCGCGCAAGCACGGCGTCTCGCGCAACGGGTTCACTCAGCTCATCGACCAGGGCCTGAACGGGCTGATGAGCTTCAGTCACGCACCGGTACGGATGGCCCTGCTGGCTGGCTGCCTAATCTCCGGCATGAGTCTGCTATACACGGCTACTATCCTGGTCATGACCCTGCTTGGCCTGGTGCACAGCCAGGCGGGAGTGCCGACCGTGATCATTGCGATCTTCTTCTTTGGTGGAGTCCAATTGCTGTTTCTCGGCGTGATCGGGGAGTACATCCTGGCGATTTTCAATCAGGTCCGCCGCCGCCCAATCGTGTTCGAGAAGGAGCGCATCAACTTCGAACGCAGCCCGCAACAGTGGCCGGACGAGTCCCGGCTAAACCGCTTCTTGAGCGGCAGTGCGGTAGCCTCTGGCGCCGAGCCCGGGAGCTGGCCCGCTCGGGGTGCGGGCGGGCGGCGCCTGCGCCGGTGGCCCGCTGCGCCGTCATCGTAG
- a CDS encoding class I SAM-dependent methyltransferase, whose product MTLSATAGANAKPLELEPPAVIGAPAGTADSGWEHTACAVCETQSAEAVLVLPHSDAPRGWTAIVRCTRCGLQRLDPRPGAAMINRYYEDDYGAYAGRRRGRVKQALWELLRDVSSTAPGWGEHLRPLRPLARRLAAAVFDINVPLEGAQPLRVLDVGCGYGDVLRYLQSRGCLVQGVDFDPRAAAHGLQHGTPIHIGRMQDLGLPPDSVDVAILCHSLEHLPEPAQTVAALSRVVKPGGRVHIAVPNGRAVGLQQEGEGWGALFLPIHFWFFDAAALTALLGKHGFRVASVGYATLWRNHWQLWRSRVRGSGRAAVALQAWRFCLRSLCDREGGDVVRVTAVKLVSAAGGVCAV is encoded by the coding sequence ATGACGTTATCGGCGACCGCCGGCGCGAACGCCAAGCCGCTTGAGCTCGAGCCGCCGGCGGTAATTGGCGCGCCCGCCGGCACGGCGGACAGCGGTTGGGAACACACCGCGTGTGCCGTTTGCGAGACGCAAAGCGCAGAAGCGGTGCTCGTGCTGCCACATTCCGATGCCCCACGCGGCTGGACGGCAATTGTGCGCTGTACGCGCTGCGGGCTGCAGCGCCTTGATCCGCGGCCGGGAGCAGCGATGATCAACCGCTACTACGAAGACGACTACGGCGCCTATGCCGGGCGCCGGCGCGGGCGCGTGAAGCAGGCGTTGTGGGAGCTGCTGCGGGACGTTTCCTCGACAGCGCCCGGGTGGGGCGAGCACTTGCGCCCGTTGCGCCCGCTCGCCCGCCGGCTCGCCGCCGCGGTCTTCGACATCAATGTTCCACTCGAGGGTGCGCAGCCACTACGCGTGTTGGACGTCGGCTGCGGCTACGGCGATGTGCTGCGCTACCTTCAGTCGCGTGGCTGTCTGGTGCAGGGCGTGGATTTCGACCCGCGTGCGGCGGCGCACGGGTTGCAGCACGGCACCCCAATCCACATCGGGCGGATGCAGGACCTGGGGTTGCCGCCGGACTCGGTCGATGTGGCGATCTTGTGCCACAGCCTAGAGCATCTTCCCGAGCCCGCACAAACCGTGGCAGCTCTGAGCCGGGTCGTGAAACCGGGCGGGCGCGTGCACATTGCCGTACCCAACGGACGAGCAGTGGGCTTGCAGCAAGAAGGGGAGGGGTGGGGCGCCTTGTTCCTCCCGATTCATTTCTGGTTCTTCGATGCTGCTGCTCTTACCGCTCTCCTTGGCAAGCATGGCTTCAGAGTGGCCTCGGTTGGCTACGCCACGCTGTGGCGGAATCACTGGCAGCTGTGGCGCTCCCGCGTGCGCGGGAGCGGGCGTGCTGCGGTTGCACTTCAGGCATGGCGTTTCTGCCTCCGCTCCCTCTGCGATCGAGAGGGGGGCGATGTCGTGCGGGTTACGGCGGTGAAACTGGTCTCAGCAGCAGGCGGCGTGTGCGCCGTCTGA
- a CDS encoding acyltransferase, giving the protein MDALRGIAAISVAWFHFTQNGGMLGDGWVKAISAYGWLGVEVFFVISGFILPHALHQGSYKLRDYPRFIARRLIRLEPPYLASLAVAIALGYATNLVPGFRGRQFETSASDVLLHVGYLAPLFGVEWIVPAYWSLAIEFQYYLLIGLVFPAISHTRPIVRVAGFAFLSALCVTVPSQLCVSHWIPLFALGIIVYQLRVGLLPPRIFPAVLAIAACAAWLKLGILVALVGTASAVAIAYLQLRSPLACWLGDVSYSLYLLHVPLGERVALASRRIANAHGIAASVVALLVSLAGAYLLNRLVEEPAQRAAAGLRYAGGGGRYSAGQTASDSPAVLQHG; this is encoded by the coding sequence GTGGATGCACTGCGCGGTATCGCGGCCATTTCCGTGGCTTGGTTCCACTTTACCCAGAATGGGGGGATGCTTGGAGACGGTTGGGTGAAGGCCATAAGCGCCTACGGCTGGCTCGGCGTCGAGGTGTTCTTCGTCATTTCCGGATTCATTCTGCCGCACGCCTTACACCAAGGAAGCTACAAGTTGCGAGACTATCCGCGTTTCATCGCCCGCCGGCTGATTCGTCTCGAGCCCCCTTACCTCGCTTCGCTCGCCGTCGCCATCGCGCTCGGCTACGCCACCAACCTGGTTCCAGGTTTCCGCGGCCGGCAGTTCGAGACCTCGGCGAGCGACGTGCTGCTGCACGTCGGTTACTTGGCGCCGCTCTTCGGCGTTGAGTGGATCGTTCCAGCGTATTGGTCGCTCGCGATCGAGTTCCAGTATTATCTGCTGATCGGCCTCGTGTTTCCGGCGATCTCACACACACGGCCCATTGTCCGGGTGGCGGGGTTCGCGTTCCTGAGCGCACTGTGCGTGACGGTCCCCTCCCAGTTGTGCGTATCGCATTGGATACCGCTGTTCGCGCTCGGGATCATCGTCTACCAGTTGCGTGTCGGGCTTCTCCCACCGCGCATCTTCCCGGCCGTGTTGGCGATCGCGGCGTGCGCCGCATGGTTGAAGCTCGGGATCCTGGTGGCGCTTGTGGGCACGGCCTCGGCCGTCGCAATCGCGTACTTGCAGCTGCGTAGCCCGTTGGCCTGCTGGCTCGGCGACGTGTCCTACTCTCTGTACCTGCTCCATGTTCCTTTGGGTGAGCGAGTGGCGCTGGCTAGCCGGCGGATTGCCAATGCCCACGGGATCGCGGCCTCGGTCGTCGCGTTGCTCGTGTCACTCGCGGGCGCCTACTTGCTGAATCGGTTGGTAGAAGAGCCCGCTCAGCGTGCGGCCGCCGGCCTCCGCTATGCCGGCGGTGGCGGCAGATACTCAGCAGGACAGACCGCCTCTGACTCGCCTGCGGTTCTGCAGCACGGGTGA
- a CDS encoding glycosyltransferase: MGAKHSQSGGVSRRVLYAQYAASGGYPPLLHSARMLVRSGWEVRCLAVGAYGTERLRLEGDAGIQVTELQYCPPGWWQKLHYLAFCFRTILMTCVWRPSWLYASDLLACPAALVASYLPPLRVIYHEHDSPNGSERSILLRACLWTRRQLARRAELCILPNQRRAEVFAHTTGRRQAAVVWNCPLRSDVPAAPLAPHGASSDGLLLYFHGSVNPVRLPEATLTALANTPRCVRLRVVGYETIGHTGYVARLQEVTRELGISDRVEFLGAVPRERLFGLASECHVGLAFMPTASNDVNHRHMAGASNKPFEYLACGLALLVSDLPDWRECYVEPGYGRACDPQNPRSVAEALRWFLAHQGETRAMGQRGRERILAEWNYEREFAAVMQRMNDGARP; encoded by the coding sequence ATGGGTGCGAAACACTCCCAGTCCGGCGGCGTGAGCCGCCGAGTATTGTACGCGCAATATGCGGCCTCCGGAGGATATCCGCCGCTGCTTCACAGCGCGCGGATGCTGGTCCGGAGCGGTTGGGAAGTCAGGTGTCTTGCGGTCGGAGCCTATGGCACGGAGCGTTTGCGGTTGGAAGGTGACGCGGGAATACAGGTCACCGAACTACAGTACTGTCCACCCGGCTGGTGGCAGAAGCTTCACTACCTCGCGTTTTGCTTCCGGACTATTCTCATGACGTGCGTGTGGCGCCCCAGTTGGCTCTACGCTTCGGACTTGTTGGCATGTCCCGCAGCACTGGTGGCCAGTTACCTGCCACCCCTCCGGGTGATCTATCACGAGCACGACTCACCCAATGGCAGCGAGCGATCAATCCTGCTGCGGGCCTGCCTCTGGACCCGGCGCCAGCTGGCGCGGCGGGCGGAACTGTGCATCTTGCCGAACCAGCGGCGGGCGGAAGTGTTTGCGCACACCACCGGCCGCCGCCAAGCGGCGGTGGTGTGGAATTGCCCCCTACGCAGCGACGTCCCCGCGGCGCCGCTCGCGCCGCACGGTGCGAGCAGTGATGGATTGTTGCTGTACTTCCACGGGTCGGTGAATCCAGTACGCCTCCCCGAAGCGACACTGACTGCACTCGCCAACACTCCGCGGTGCGTAAGACTCCGAGTCGTCGGGTACGAGACGATTGGGCATACCGGTTATGTTGCCAGGCTCCAGGAGGTAACGCGCGAACTGGGAATTTCAGACCGCGTGGAATTCCTGGGTGCGGTTCCGCGCGAGCGGCTGTTTGGCTTGGCGTCGGAGTGTCATGTGGGGCTGGCCTTCATGCCGACCGCGTCAAACGACGTAAACCACCGGCACATGGCTGGAGCGTCCAACAAGCCGTTCGAGTATCTCGCTTGCGGCCTCGCGCTGCTGGTGTCCGATCTGCCGGACTGGCGGGAATGTTACGTTGAGCCGGGATACGGCCGGGCGTGCGATCCGCAAAACCCGAGGAGTGTGGCGGAGGCGCTGCGTTGGTTCCTGGCGCACCAGGGCGAGACGCGAGCGATGGGGCAGCGCGGTCGCGAGAGAATTCTGGCGGAGTGGAACTACGAAAGGGAGTTTGCCGCGGTCATGCAGCGGATGAACGATGGGGCACGCCCGTGA
- a CDS encoding glycosyltransferase family 4 protein has product MSKPAGGCRVTVMSPGAELGGAERSLLAFLQASGAYGLETSVILPRGGALALALASQGRQGRVVQPPRALLRQSRHLHPVSLAMATLLPVAVPRYLARLAAAIRAEAPDVLYSNGVKAHLLASALGPWLGVPVVWHVRDFLDGPLLTRLADKVPQRVIANSEAVAAHLSRGMRQPHKVCAIHNAVDLNEFSPAGRSSSAAMRYPAPYRVGLPAVLARWKGQLLFLDAVERIRQHCPGTLFFIIGGSIYDTTSEWGYERELRGEIARRRLDEVVVITGFQRDMAPWYRALDVCVHASTRPEPFGRTVMEAMACGRALVAARAGGIPELVSHGQNGLLYPMGDARALADAVVMLLSNPRERLRLGVAARAAAVERFSPERYAASIASVLRAAADSKTRCVYNGLDRSNGFCGETRARISPDLRGSERSGQSA; this is encoded by the coding sequence ATGTCCAAACCCGCCGGCGGCTGCCGCGTAACGGTGATGTCGCCCGGTGCGGAACTCGGCGGTGCGGAGAGAAGCTTGCTGGCGTTTCTGCAAGCCAGCGGGGCGTACGGGCTTGAGACCTCGGTCATCCTGCCGCGCGGCGGGGCCTTGGCGCTGGCGCTGGCGTCGCAAGGGCGGCAAGGAAGGGTCGTGCAGCCGCCGCGGGCACTGCTGCGGCAATCTCGGCATCTACATCCGGTCAGCCTGGCGATGGCGACGCTGTTGCCGGTAGCGGTACCGCGCTATCTGGCACGGCTGGCGGCGGCAATCCGCGCCGAAGCTCCGGACGTGCTCTATTCCAACGGCGTCAAGGCGCACTTGCTGGCAAGCGCGCTCGGACCGTGGCTCGGCGTGCCGGTGGTGTGGCACGTGCGCGACTTCCTCGATGGGCCGCTGCTGACGCGCCTTGCGGACAAAGTGCCACAGCGGGTGATCGCGAATTCCGAAGCCGTGGCTGCGCACCTGTCTCGGGGCATGCGCCAGCCGCACAAGGTCTGCGCCATCCACAACGCCGTCGATTTGAACGAGTTCTCGCCGGCCGGGCGGTCTAGCAGTGCGGCAATGCGTTACCCGGCCCCCTATCGTGTCGGGCTGCCCGCGGTGCTGGCGCGCTGGAAGGGCCAGCTCCTGTTCCTCGATGCCGTCGAGCGCATCCGCCAGCACTGCCCCGGCACCCTGTTCTTCATCATCGGCGGCAGCATCTACGACACCACCAGCGAATGGGGCTATGAACGCGAGTTGCGGGGCGAGATCGCCCGCCGCCGGCTGGATGAAGTGGTTGTTATCACCGGCTTCCAACGCGACATGGCGCCATGGTACCGCGCGCTGGACGTCTGCGTGCACGCCTCGACTCGACCCGAGCCGTTCGGCCGCACGGTGATGGAAGCGATGGCCTGCGGCCGCGCGCTGGTGGCGGCCCGTGCCGGTGGAATTCCCGAGTTGGTTAGCCATGGACAAAATGGTCTCCTCTATCCCATGGGCGACGCCCGCGCCCTCGCCGATGCCGTGGTCATGCTCTTGAGCAATCCGCGCGAGCGGCTCCGCTTGGGTGTGGCGGCGAGAGCGGCGGCCGTCGAGCGCTTCTCACCCGAACGCTACGCGGCCAGCATTGCTTCAGTGCTACGGGCGGCAGCGGATAGTAAGACCAGGTGTGTGTACAACGGATTAGACAGATCGAACGGATTCTGCGGAGAGACCCGGGCGCGGATCTCACCGGATCTCAGAGGATCCGAACGCTCCGGTCAATCCGCCTAA